One segment of Neobacillus endophyticus DNA contains the following:
- a CDS encoding cation:dicarboxylate symporter family transporter — MKRISLAWQIFIGLALGIIVGAIFYGNPHLADYLQPIGNIFIRLIKMIVVPIVISCIIVGVAGVGDIKALGKLGGKTIIYFEIITTIAILVGLLAANLFHPGSGVDRAHLTKTDINAYVETAKTTESHSMVDTFVNIVPTNIIQSLANGDMLAIIFFSVMFGLGVAAIGEKGTPIINFFKGTSEAMFYVTNQVMKVAPLGVFALIGVTVSKFGLSSLIPLGKLVIVVYGAMAFFIIVVLGIVAKLVGFNIFKILKYLKDELLLGYSTASSETVLPKIMEKMEKIGCPRAITSFVIPTGYSFNLDGSTLYQAIAALFIAQMYGIHLSIGHQITLVLVLMVTSKGIAGVPGVSFVVLLATLGSVGIPVEGLAFIAGIDRILDMARTCVNIVGNSLAAIVMTEWEGHKLDKNMDENAA; from the coding sequence ATGAAAAGAATTAGTTTAGCTTGGCAGATTTTCATTGGATTGGCGCTCGGTATAATTGTCGGAGCCATATTTTATGGCAATCCTCATTTAGCCGATTACCTTCAGCCAATTGGAAATATTTTTATCCGCTTAATTAAAATGATTGTAGTGCCAATTGTTATCTCCTGTATTATTGTCGGGGTCGCCGGTGTTGGTGATATAAAAGCATTAGGTAAACTCGGTGGGAAAACCATCATCTATTTCGAAATCATTACAACTATTGCCATCCTCGTCGGTCTGCTCGCTGCAAACTTATTTCATCCGGGTTCAGGCGTTGATCGCGCTCATCTGACGAAAACTGATATTAATGCTTATGTGGAGACCGCTAAAACTACTGAATCGCATTCGATGGTTGATACCTTTGTCAATATTGTTCCTACAAATATTATCCAATCATTAGCAAATGGCGACATGCTGGCTATTATTTTCTTTTCTGTTATGTTCGGGCTTGGAGTAGCCGCCATTGGTGAAAAAGGCACACCAATTATTAACTTCTTTAAAGGGACATCTGAAGCGATGTTTTACGTTACGAACCAAGTTATGAAGGTTGCTCCACTTGGCGTGTTTGCTTTAATCGGTGTTACTGTTTCTAAATTTGGATTATCATCTTTAATTCCGCTTGGAAAGCTGGTAATCGTAGTATATGGAGCAATGGCTTTCTTCATCATTGTGGTTCTGGGAATCGTAGCCAAGTTGGTCGGCTTTAATATCTTTAAGATTTTAAAGTATTTAAAGGACGAGTTATTATTAGGCTATTCGACAGCAAGCTCAGAAACCGTTTTACCGAAAATAATGGAAAAAATGGAGAAGATCGGCTGCCCAAGGGCCATAACATCATTTGTTATCCCAACAGGATATTCCTTTAACCTTGATGGTTCAACATTATACCAAGCTATTGCTGCTTTATTTATCGCCCAGATGTATGGAATTCATTTGAGTATTGGCCATCAAATCACACTAGTTCTTGTATTAATGGTCACCTCAAAAGGAATTGCCGGAGTACCAGGAGTATCGTTCGTCGTACTCCTCGCTACACTGGGAAGCGTCGGAATTCCAGTCGAAGGACTTGCCTTTATTGCAGGAATTGACCGAATTCTTGACATGGCCCGTACATGTGTCAACATCGTCGGAAACTCCTTAGCTGCCATCGTTATGACCGAATGGGAAGGGCATAAACTAGACAAAAATATGGATGAAAATGCTGCATAA
- a CDS encoding VWA-like domain-containing protein, protein MKWHKKLLSMIQERQDKKVALAVDTSSNEAPITLINNIVTLFEKVKPDTILVQADFKIRSITPIKSNTIQYHSHGKSSYTLVMEWAKEENIDTLFYITDVTGFLPEEMENVDFELFWLVSGTFMPRVPFGKMIKVA, encoded by the coding sequence TTGAAATGGCATAAAAAGCTGCTTTCGATGATTCAGGAACGTCAAGATAAAAAGGTTGCCTTAGCGGTAGATACGTCCAGTAATGAAGCTCCAATTACACTCATTAACAACATTGTTACGCTTTTTGAAAAAGTGAAGCCGGATACTATCTTAGTCCAAGCAGATTTCAAAATTAGAAGCATCACTCCTATCAAAAGCAACACCATCCAATATCATAGTCACGGAAAATCTTCTTATACATTAGTAATGGAGTGGGCAAAGGAAGAAAATATAGATACGTTGTTTTATATCACTGATGTCACTGGCTTTTTACCAGAAGAAATGGAAAATGTTGATTTTGAACTGTTTTGGCTGGTCTCAGGCACTTTTATGCCGCGCGTGCCATTTGGGAAAATGATCAAAGTGGCTTAA
- a CDS encoding MBL fold metallo-hydrolase — protein sequence MRVTKNGYLYQLAFMPNFFPVNCYLVEEEEGLTLLDAALSFAAKGILQAAEKIGKPITKIILTHAHDDHVGALDRIKEHLPHVPVYISHRDYRLMNGDRSLDPSEEQTPIKGGVPKNLKTRANVLLKEGDLVGSLKAIETPGHTPGSMSFLDTRTNAVIAGDAIQVRGGMAVAGDVKPLFPFPAFGTWSKRTALDSAKKLAKMEPALLAVGHGNMIENPVTAMKQAIDHLELKLK from the coding sequence ATGAGAGTGACAAAAAACGGTTATCTATATCAACTGGCATTTATGCCAAATTTTTTTCCTGTAAATTGTTATCTTGTTGAAGAAGAGGAAGGTTTGACGTTGCTGGATGCAGCATTAAGTTTTGCGGCGAAAGGCATTTTACAGGCTGCGGAAAAGATTGGAAAGCCCATCACCAAGATTATTTTGACCCATGCTCATGATGATCACGTTGGTGCATTGGATAGGATTAAAGAACATTTACCACATGTACCAGTTTATATCTCTCATAGGGATTATCGTTTAATGAATGGAGATCGTTCCCTGGATCCCTCCGAAGAGCAAACGCCGATTAAAGGGGGTGTACCCAAAAATTTGAAAACCAGAGCAAATGTGTTATTAAAAGAAGGGGATCTGGTTGGTTCACTAAAAGCAATCGAGACACCAGGACACACGCCTGGATCCATGTCGTTCCTTGATACAAGGACAAATGCAGTCATTGCTGGCGATGCCATCCAAGTAAGAGGGGGAATGGCTGTAGCTGGTGATGTAAAACCATTGTTCCCATTTCCTGCTTTTGGAACATGGAGTAAAAGAACGGCATTAGATAGCGCTAAGAAGCTAGCTAAAATGGAGCCTGCACTCCTTGCAGTCGGTCATGGAAATATGATTGAAAATCCTGTAACGGCTATGAAACAAGCAATCGATCATTTAGAGCTCAAATTGAAATAA
- a CDS encoding TetR-like C-terminal domain-containing protein encodes MSPRPKIGLELTTILEAAGSIADQQGIQEVTLANLAKNLNIRPPSLYNHFDGLPGLRKQLAIYGLGLLSTELTESVIGVSGTEAVVSLSKAYIAFARKHPGIYEAALFAPAPEDLDVQQAGKKIVDLTIRVLQAFQLNGDQAIHAVRGLRSILHGFAALEQRGGFKMSLDIDESLNITIKAFLNGMKLKCTEA; translated from the coding sequence ATGTCACCAAGACCCAAAATAGGACTCGAATTAACTACCATATTAGAAGCTGCAGGAAGTATAGCTGATCAACAAGGGATACAAGAAGTCACATTGGCAAACTTGGCCAAAAACCTGAACATCCGCCCTCCCTCACTCTACAATCATTTCGATGGCCTTCCTGGACTGCGAAAACAATTAGCCATCTATGGACTCGGGTTGCTATCTACAGAATTGACCGAATCTGTGATTGGGGTGTCAGGCACCGAAGCGGTAGTATCCTTAAGCAAGGCATATATTGCGTTCGCCCGGAAGCATCCAGGAATTTATGAAGCTGCGCTGTTTGCGCCCGCACCTGAAGATCTGGATGTTCAACAGGCTGGAAAGAAAATTGTTGACCTTACGATTCGGGTGTTACAAGCCTTTCAGTTGAATGGAGATCAAGCCATACATGCTGTCAGAGGGCTGCGCAGTATTTTACATGGGTTTGCTGCACTGGAGCAGAGAGGCGGATTTAAGATGTCGCTGGATATAGATGAAAGTTTAAACATAACGATCAAGGCATTTCTAAATGGGATGAAATTGAAATGTACGGAAGCCTAA